The Panacibacter microcysteis genome includes a window with the following:
- a CDS encoding cytochrome c peroxidase, whose protein sequence is MMSRLNFVVIAGVMYCLGCTTATESTSEQVKSIYTNYLRVFINSVDSLQQKISGNDTAVFNACFLAARKSYKAVEPFAEYYNPSTAKAINGPALPEVEPDNPDYPSPPTGFQVIEELLFPVYDKANYPLLLKEIAALKAASTRLEMVNENLVFTDAHIFDAIRLGCFRIETLGITGFDTPVSFSALTEIPPTLEAIKNYLGVYRSKTSEAAFARLSDLLMFAIEYTNEHPGFDQFNRAVFLRAYINPLTRQLNELQQAASIPFFKEPRPLAANAPTLFEPGIFNAVFYTGSHTDSGSESLVTLGKLLFNEQRLSVANTRSCSSCHDESKAFSDGLAKNKTFDGKRTILRNTPTILYAGLQPALFADSRVAFLEDQAKQVVENPDEMHGNLVNAAIELSKDAGYKNAFHNALGDTIITPAGIQKALAVYIRSKSSFSSRFDEYMRGDLSKLDSNETAGFNLFMGKAKCGTCHFMPLFNGNVPPLFNKIESEVLGVPRENNKPYVIDADSGKYRMIRSAPYLYAFKTVTVRNSALTAPYMHNGVFRSLEEVIEFYNDGGGAGRGIKLDNQTLPADRLNLTAKEKQQLVAFIRTLNDEQ, encoded by the coding sequence ATGATGAGTCGCTTAAACTTTGTTGTGATCGCCGGTGTAATGTACTGCCTGGGTTGTACTACTGCCACGGAAAGCACAAGTGAACAGGTGAAATCAATCTACACAAATTATCTCCGGGTTTTCATAAACAGCGTAGACAGTTTACAGCAAAAAATATCCGGCAACGATACGGCCGTTTTTAACGCCTGTTTTTTAGCCGCAAGAAAATCCTATAAAGCTGTAGAGCCTTTTGCCGAGTACTATAATCCTTCTACGGCCAAAGCCATTAACGGGCCCGCATTGCCTGAGGTTGAACCAGATAACCCTGATTACCCTTCACCGCCAACGGGATTCCAGGTAATAGAAGAATTATTGTTCCCGGTTTATGATAAAGCAAATTACCCTTTGCTGTTAAAGGAAATAGCAGCGCTAAAGGCCGCAAGCACAAGACTTGAAATGGTGAATGAAAACCTGGTATTTACAGATGCGCACATCTTTGATGCCATAAGACTCGGGTGCTTCAGGATTGAAACGCTGGGTATTACTGGTTTTGATACACCCGTATCTTTTAGTGCCCTTACAGAAATACCTCCCACACTCGAGGCGATCAAAAATTATCTTGGCGTTTATCGTAGCAAAACATCAGAAGCAGCATTTGCCCGTTTAAGCGATTTATTGATGTTCGCTATTGAGTACACAAATGAACACCCCGGTTTTGATCAGTTTAACCGGGCCGTTTTCCTGAGAGCATATATAAACCCGCTTACACGGCAGTTGAATGAGTTGCAGCAAGCAGCGTCAATACCTTTTTTCAAAGAGCCCAGGCCGCTTGCAGCAAATGCGCCCACACTTTTTGAACCGGGAATTTTTAATGCCGTTTTTTATACAGGCAGTCATACAGACTCGGGCAGCGAATCGCTGGTAACGCTTGGAAAGCTTTTGTTCAATGAGCAAAGATTATCCGTTGCCAATACAAGGAGTTGCAGCAGTTGTCATGATGAATCCAAAGCATTTTCTGATGGATTGGCAAAGAATAAAACCTTTGATGGTAAAAGAACAATCTTACGTAATACGCCGACCATTCTTTACGCTGGTTTGCAGCCTGCGCTTTTTGCAGACAGCAGGGTAGCATTCCTGGAGGACCAGGCAAAACAGGTAGTAGAAAATCCCGATGAAATGCATGGCAACCTGGTGAATGCAGCAATTGAGTTAAGCAAAGACGCCGGCTATAAAAATGCTTTTCACAATGCACTTGGCGATACGATCATTACGCCTGCAGGTATACAGAAAGCACTGGCAGTTTATATAAGATCCAAAAGCAGTTTTTCTTCCAGGTTTGATGAGTACATGAGGGGAGACCTGTCTAAACTGGATAGTAATGAAACAGCAGGTTTCAATTTGTTCATGGGAAAAGCTAAATGCGGTACCTGTCATTTTATGCCGTTGTTTAATGGAAATGTTCCACCCTTATTCAATAAAATTGAATCGGAAGTACTGGGCGTTCCCCGGGAAAATAATAAACCTTATGTCATTGACGCGGATTCAGGTAAGTATCGGATGATAAGGTCAGCGCCATACCTGTATGCTTTTAAAACCGTTACAGTACGCAATAGTGCGTTAACCGCTCCTTATATGCATAATGGTGTTTTTCGTTCACTGGAAGAAGTAATAGAATTTTATAATGATGGCGGAGGCGCCGGCCGTGGCATAAAACTGGACAACCAGACATTACCTGCAGATCGGTTAAACCTGACCGCGAAAGAAAAACAGCAACTGGTCGCGTTTATCCGTACTTTGAACGATGAACAATAA
- a CDS encoding T9SS type A sorting domain-containing protein: MQSMNKFYFLILLGCCYMFNAAAQSCDTTRFEEAITSNWSVNTYYAPSAFGPSYPAGYITGSNAQDYIRKANFFDVSATSYTYIQGAIIKFLKANCKTPANLSKPVFFKVYDDAAGKPGNLLATTQKTISEIKADVDAGINTNINFGSAVAIPSSKKFYISVGLDSLVWQTGGVNNDSLCIASTADDEVLPETAWEWNVSDSVWTRISEDYNRPNQPNNDLNINLWIFPYVSTTAAGCGLLPVNLVSFNAQRVSNDVQLRWEVSNEINMKGYAVERADNNSAFKQVAFVNAMNTIKSERYYYTDKNILSTVAGVQYRIKQVDADGSIKYSRIISLSNNLSLTDAVYKNPFNGNFTMQLTLAASERVAIEIYDLHGRLIVAKQQQLTAGTNTVALATAGFSAGTYIVRLTAGATVQSYKIVKQ, from the coding sequence ATGCAATCAATGAACAAATTTTACTTTCTTATTTTACTCGGCTGCTGCTACATGTTCAACGCAGCAGCGCAAAGCTGTGATACAACCAGGTTTGAGGAAGCAATAACCAGTAACTGGTCAGTTAATACATATTATGCGCCCAGTGCGTTTGGGCCATCTTACCCTGCTGGTTACATTACCGGTTCAAACGCACAGGATTATATAAGAAAAGCCAACTTCTTTGATGTTTCCGCTACTTCTTACACATATATACAGGGAGCCATCATTAAATTTCTGAAAGCAAATTGTAAAACGCCTGCAAACCTTTCCAAACCTGTATTTTTTAAAGTGTATGATGATGCTGCAGGTAAGCCCGGCAATCTGTTGGCCACCACACAAAAAACGATCAGCGAAATAAAAGCAGATGTGGACGCCGGTATAAATACGAACATCAATTTTGGCAGTGCAGTGGCAATACCATCTTCAAAGAAATTTTATATATCTGTTGGGTTGGATAGCCTGGTATGGCAAACCGGTGGTGTAAATAATGACTCTTTATGTATTGCTTCTACAGCAGATGATGAAGTGCTTCCGGAGACCGCGTGGGAGTGGAACGTATCTGATAGTGTATGGACAAGAATCAGCGAAGATTATAACCGGCCAAACCAGCCGAATAATGATCTTAATATCAATCTCTGGATATTTCCCTACGTAAGTACTACAGCAGCCGGTTGCGGTTTGTTGCCGGTAAACCTTGTATCTTTTAACGCACAACGTGTAAGCAATGACGTGCAGTTGAGATGGGAAGTAAGCAACGAGATAAACATGAAGGGCTACGCTGTGGAACGTGCAGATAATAACAGTGCATTTAAACAAGTAGCATTTGTTAATGCTATGAATACAATAAAGAGTGAACGTTATTATTATACCGATAAAAATATACTCAGTACTGTTGCAGGCGTGCAGTACCGTATTAAACAGGTTGATGCCGACGGAAGTATAAAATATTCGCGAATCATCAGCCTCAGTAATAATCTTTCTCTTACAGACGCGGTTTACAAAAACCCCTTTAACGGTAATTTCACCATGCAGCTAACACTTGCTGCAAGTGAAAGGGTTGCAATAGAAATATATGATTTACATGGGCGACTGATTGTTGCAAAACAGCAACAGCTAACGGCAGGCACGAATACTGTTGCTTTAGCAACAGCCGGTTTTTCAGCAGGAACATATATTGTAAGATTAACTGCAGGAGCAACGGTTCAGTCATATAAAATAGTAAAGCAATAA
- a CDS encoding TonB-dependent receptor, with protein sequence MCPKRKLLLLAFLICTYAAFSQTAVISGKVLDESNNQALVGATVTINNKTIKPVNSQSDGTFIFLNLLPGKYALLVSYVGYESKNIADIEVFKGQVTTLNITLLPAKNTSLTAVVVTATSAKKENLNALLVTRRNASVVSDGISADLIRKSPDRNTGDVLKRISGTSVQDGKYVVVRGMNDRYNEAMLNGIILPSSESDRKTFAFDIFPSEVVDNITIYKSAQPDMPGSFAGGLVHVNTKDVPEKKFLSLKTSLGFNSITVNKDFYTYPGSKTDWLGFDNGTRKLPDVVAVIPTQEFNNIRFNDPDRKQNIDRSFANTWGVYPKASAALNNAFQLSGGFNAALSKSQYPRLGGIFGITYNSSQIFAEQKRQYVLQPTQSDFPEFKFNDSDYTHNILTSALANFALRLDANNKLFVNNILSVNSNDQLILRSGSNFATGQPDIKSYSYRFVSNRIYNTQVGGEHVLSTAKIKVNWFAYYTNLKRDEPDNRFMNYFRFDSTSPYIAELAVGGTLATVSSGLRFFNTIQDNSKGYNVDVLFPFNLFGQKQNFKVGNSYYYNSRNTSLRYFNTNFTEFVSDQSIQLQPIGEIFRPVNFNAQDGLFYAEPAFEFLTYNGNIKNLATYAMFDNRFTKQLRIVWGMRLEQYRNELNGLDQTFKPTPLTNIKKDDWLPSANLIYAVLPKANLRLSYGRTVTRPVYRELSPNIFYDFVLNAIFNGKPSLVPTYIDNYEFRWEHFFANSQYYSVSLFYKKLKDAIEPVASIGTGTLTVDYANISNTRNEGIELELRKDFSFISKRLESMVFYANASFIKSKVDTVGLYESKKSTRPLFGQSPYIINASLQYTEPKTNIGLSVLFNKAGARIWLLDQYYSRIIFEEPRPILDVKLSKGLFNNKGLVEFSWADVLHKSSVFFNDVDGNGKYNKGTDLVAIERKFGYTMSLSLSYRF encoded by the coding sequence ATGTGCCCAAAACGTAAGCTGCTGCTTCTTGCATTTCTTATATGCACTTATGCAGCTTTCTCCCAAACTGCTGTTATCTCCGGAAAGGTGCTTGATGAATCAAATAACCAAGCACTTGTTGGTGCCACTGTAACGATCAATAACAAAACAATCAAACCTGTTAACTCGCAGTCTGATGGTACTTTTATTTTTTTAAATCTGTTACCCGGTAAATATGCTTTGCTGGTATCATATGTAGGCTACGAATCCAAGAACATTGCAGATATAGAAGTTTTCAAAGGGCAGGTAACCACACTTAATATTACATTGTTACCTGCTAAAAATACCAGTCTTACTGCAGTAGTGGTTACAGCCACCAGTGCAAAAAAAGAAAACCTCAATGCCTTACTTGTAACTCGCAGAAATGCATCTGTTGTTTCAGATGGCATCAGCGCAGATCTCATACGTAAGTCGCCCGACAGAAATACCGGCGACGTACTTAAACGCATCAGCGGCACCTCTGTGCAGGATGGAAAATACGTGGTGGTACGTGGTATGAATGACCGCTACAACGAAGCAATGCTCAATGGTATTATTCTGCCAAGTTCCGAGTCAGACAGGAAGACTTTTGCCTTTGATATCTTTCCTTCAGAAGTTGTAGACAACATAACCATCTATAAAAGTGCACAGCCCGATATGCCCGGAAGCTTTGCCGGCGGCCTGGTCCACGTAAATACGAAAGATGTGCCCGAGAAAAAATTCTTGTCACTTAAAACAAGTCTCGGGTTTAACAGTATCACTGTCAATAAAGATTTTTACACTTACCCCGGCAGTAAAACAGACTGGCTTGGCTTTGATAATGGAACGAGAAAACTGCCCGATGTTGTGGCTGTTATACCCACACAGGAGTTTAATAATATCCGTTTTAATGATCCTGATCGTAAACAAAACATTGACCGTTCATTTGCTAATACCTGGGGTGTTTATCCAAAAGCTTCCGCAGCATTAAATAATGCGTTTCAGTTATCCGGCGGCTTCAACGCCGCATTAAGTAAAAGTCAATACCCAAGGTTGGGTGGCATATTTGGCATTACCTACAATTCATCACAAATCTTTGCAGAGCAAAAGCGGCAATACGTGCTGCAACCAACACAAAGCGATTTTCCCGAATTTAAATTCAACGACTCAGATTATACACATAATATACTTACCAGCGCACTGGCAAACTTTGCCCTTAGGCTTGATGCAAACAATAAATTATTTGTCAATAATATTCTATCGGTCAATTCCAATGACCAGTTGATTCTGCGTAGCGGAAGCAATTTTGCTACAGGCCAGCCGGATATTAAATCTTACTCTTACCGCTTTGTAAGCAATCGCATATACAATACACAGGTAGGCGGCGAGCATGTTTTAAGTACAGCAAAAATCAAGGTCAACTGGTTTGCCTATTACACAAATCTCAAAAGAGATGAACCCGATAACCGGTTTATGAACTATTTCAGGTTCGACAGCACATCACCATATATTGCTGAACTTGCCGTAGGCGGCACCCTGGCAACAGTATCCTCCGGTCTTCGTTTTTTCAATACCATACAAGACAACAGTAAAGGCTATAACGTTGATGTACTCTTTCCATTTAATCTCTTTGGACAAAAACAAAATTTTAAAGTTGGCAACAGCTATTACTATAATTCAAGGAATACCAGCCTGCGCTATTTTAATACCAACTTCACTGAGTTTGTAAGTGATCAATCTATACAACTGCAGCCAATAGGAGAAATTTTTAGACCTGTAAACTTTAATGCACAGGATGGCCTGTTTTATGCAGAGCCTGCATTCGAGTTTCTTACATATAATGGTAACATAAAAAACCTGGCAACATATGCTATGTTCGATAACAGGTTTACAAAGCAGCTACGTATAGTGTGGGGCATGCGCTTGGAACAATATCGTAACGAACTCAATGGTCTCGATCAAACATTTAAGCCAACACCGCTTACCAATATAAAGAAAGACGACTGGCTGCCATCTGCAAACCTTATATACGCTGTATTGCCAAAGGCAAACCTGCGTTTAAGTTATGGCCGCACGGTTACAAGGCCTGTTTACCGGGAGCTTTCGCCAAACATTTTTTACGATTTCGTACTCAACGCCATATTCAATGGTAAGCCATCTTTGGTGCCAACTTATATAGACAACTACGAGTTCAGGTGGGAACATTTTTTTGCAAATTCGCAATATTACTCTGTAAGCCTGTTTTATAAAAAACTCAAAGATGCCATAGAGCCGGTTGCTAGCATTGGTACAGGCACGCTTACCGTAGATTATGCAAACATCAGCAATACACGCAATGAAGGTATAGAACTGGAGCTGCGCAAAGATTTCAGCTTTATCAGCAAAAGACTTGAAAGCATGGTGTTTTACGCCAATGCTTCTTTTATAAAATCCAAAGTAGATACTGTTGGCCTTTACGAAAGCAAAAAAAGTACAAGGCCATTATTTGGGCAATCGCCATACATCATCAATGCTTCGCTGCAGTATACAGAACCTAAAACCAACATTGGGCTCTCTGTTTTATTCAATAAAGCAGGGGCAAGAATCTGGTTGCTCGATCAATATTATTCAAGAATCATTTTTGAAGAGCCACGCCCGATCCTTGATGTTAAACTCAGTAAAGGATTATTTAACAACAAAGGCCTCGTAGAATTTTCATGGGCAGATGTATTGCATAAGAGCAGCGTTTTTTTTAATGATGTAGATGGCAATGGTAAGTATAACAAGGGTACAGACCTGGTGGCTATAGAAAGGAAGTTTGGCTATACCATGTCGTTATCGTTGTCATACCGGTTTTAA
- a CDS encoding T9SS type A sorting domain-containing protein, with product MKFQILPLKTIAIAALASAAFTTVEAQTKPVKIISGADTLIAANRTWDADTTYFLGGKVYVTNGATLTIQPGTVIVGDTITKGTLLITRGAKIIADGTPLCPIVFTSSKGVGKRRRGDWGGLVILGNATVNTPTGTANIEGLPASALTTYGGGATPNDNDNSGILRYVRVEYAGVALAPNNEINGITFGGVGRGTTVDFIQVTFANDDSFEWFGGTVNCKHLIANQGLDDDFDTDFGYSGKVQFAIGLRSPSVADVSGSNGFESDNDAAGSSNLPQTRAVFSNVTLSAGADSATNALFRNGAQIRRNSHLYIYNSVLMGYPTGLLLDGTATNANVQTDTMVQNNIISATQSSKWVTSNTGNTAATSLLLNNAGNRFYTNNASGVRLSNPYNLNNPNFRPANQSPARTGANFNHIGLTDVFFTKVNFVGSMGPKASDNWATTWVNWNPAQTDYKSVNANCATARAAAVAVTDEIRVEASAPSVAVTPNPSRGNFKVNINGLNGNVTVRVTNMTGAVVYNKSVNVVAKASFVDVNLTNATAGLYFVTVTNGKQSTTQKINIIQ from the coding sequence ATGAAATTTCAAATTTTACCATTGAAAACAATTGCAATTGCTGCGCTTGCTTCTGCTGCTTTTACAACAGTTGAGGCACAGACGAAGCCCGTTAAGATTATTAGTGGTGCAGACACACTGATTGCTGCTAACCGCACCTGGGATGCAGATACAACCTATTTCTTAGGTGGTAAAGTGTATGTAACAAATGGGGCAACATTAACTATTCAGCCTGGTACAGTAATCGTTGGCGACACTATAACCAAGGGCACTCTTCTGATTACAAGAGGTGCAAAGATTATTGCTGACGGTACACCATTGTGCCCGATTGTATTTACATCTTCAAAAGGTGTTGGTAAAAGAAGACGTGGCGACTGGGGCGGACTTGTTATTCTTGGTAATGCTACCGTAAACACACCTACCGGTACCGCCAATATAGAAGGTTTACCTGCGTCTGCGCTTACAACCTATGGAGGCGGCGCTACGCCCAACGACAATGACAACTCGGGCATTCTTCGTTATGTACGTGTAGAATATGCAGGTGTTGCACTTGCGCCAAACAATGAAATCAACGGTATTACTTTTGGCGGTGTTGGCCGCGGAACTACCGTTGACTTTATACAGGTAACTTTTGCTAATGATGATTCTTTTGAATGGTTTGGCGGTACTGTAAACTGTAAACACCTGATCGCAAATCAAGGCCTTGATGATGATTTCGACACAGATTTTGGCTATAGTGGTAAGGTGCAGTTCGCAATAGGTCTTAGAAGTCCGTCTGTAGCTGACGTTTCTGGTTCTAATGGATTTGAATCAGACAATGATGCTGCAGGATCATCAAATCTACCACAAACAAGAGCAGTTTTTTCTAACGTGACGCTTAGTGCAGGCGCTGACAGCGCTACGAATGCATTGTTCAGGAATGGTGCTCAAATTCGCCGAAATAGCCATCTTTACATTTACAATTCGGTATTGATGGGATATCCTACAGGTCTGTTACTTGACGGTACGGCTACAAATGCAAACGTGCAGACAGACACAATGGTGCAAAACAATATAATATCAGCCACACAATCCTCCAAATGGGTAACGTCGAATACAGGCAATACAGCCGCAACATCGCTTTTGTTGAATAACGCTGGAAATCGCTTTTATACAAATAATGCGTCGGGAGTAAGACTTTCAAATCCATATAATTTGAACAATCCTAACTTTAGACCGGCAAATCAGTCTCCGGCGAGAACCGGTGCTAACTTTAACCACATCGGGCTAACGGATGTTTTTTTTACAAAAGTTAATTTTGTTGGATCCATGGGACCTAAGGCATCTGATAATTGGGCCACTACATGGGTTAACTGGAATCCTGCACAGACAGATTACAAATCTGTAAATGCAAATTGTGCAACAGCAAGGGCTGCTGCAGTGGCGGTAACAGATGAAATAAGGGTAGAAGCTTCTGCACCTTCTGTGGCTGTAACACCAAATCCTTCCAGGGGAAATTTTAAAGTTAACATCAATGGCCTGAATGGTAATGTAACAGTTCGTGTTACAAACATGACTGGCGCAGTGGTATACAACAAATCTGTAAATGTTGTAGCTAAAGCTTCGTTTGTTGATGTAAATCTTACTAATGCAACTGCCGGCTTATACTTTGTAACAGTTACAAACGGTAAGCAAAGCACTACGCAGAAAATAAATATCATACAGTAA
- a CDS encoding AMP-dependent synthetase/ligase, which translates to MDKPKRLFDCIALQLHKHPKEDMLAAKINGSWRKYSSSEVGDIVDRFAAGLLELGVSGNDMTDEGSDKIAIISNNRPEWLFTDMAVQQTGAILVPIYPTTNPNELQFILNDAAVKYIFVSSQDLFDKVKSISAYVPTLKHIYCFDTIEGVDHWTMVLNMASADAIKKVQDLKASIPDSHLATIIYTSGTTGTPKGVMLTHKNIVSCGLYGIESFPFPDNPAYKVLSFLPLNHIFEKCTSYIYMFNCIGVYFAESLETIADNLRELKPDGFDTVPRLLEKVFEKIMSKGNELTGIKRKLFFWAVELGEKYDNNISGGPWYNMQLAIANKLIFSKWREALGNNIKFIITGGAACQEKLLRIFNAARIPVYEGYGPTENSPVISVNRQGKGLTKFGTVGPVINGIEVKLAEDGEILVKGSTVMKGYYKRPDLTAETVIDGWLHTGDIGTWVENRKHPAFRFLKITDRKKELFKTSGGKYVAPQPIENLLKSSPYVEQVMVVGSERKFVGALIVPSFLMLKSWMQQQGITFTTNEEVVKHPKVLELYKNAVEEINPNFNHVEQIKKFELLPREWSIETGEMTPKMSLKRKIVLEKYRDAIERIYA; encoded by the coding sequence ATGGATAAACCAAAGCGGTTATTTGATTGCATAGCGTTACAACTACACAAGCATCCGAAAGAAGATATGCTTGCGGCAAAGATCAACGGTTCATGGAGAAAATACAGTTCGAGTGAAGTGGGTGATATTGTAGATCGTTTTGCAGCAGGCTTACTGGAGCTCGGTGTAAGCGGTAATGATATGACAGACGAGGGCAGTGACAAAATCGCCATTATCAGCAACAACAGGCCCGAGTGGCTTTTCACAGATATGGCGGTGCAGCAGACAGGTGCAATCCTGGTGCCCATTTATCCCACCACAAATCCCAATGAACTGCAGTTTATTTTAAACGATGCTGCCGTTAAATACATTTTTGTAAGCAGCCAGGATTTGTTTGATAAAGTAAAAAGTATAAGCGCTTATGTACCCACGCTGAAGCACATTTATTGCTTCGATACAATTGAAGGTGTCGACCACTGGACGATGGTGTTGAATATGGCTTCTGCTGATGCCATTAAAAAAGTGCAGGATCTCAAAGCATCTATTCCCGACTCTCACCTGGCAACCATAATTTACACTTCTGGTACAACAGGTACACCCAAAGGCGTTATGCTTACACATAAAAATATTGTAAGCTGCGGACTATACGGTATAGAAAGCTTTCCTTTTCCGGATAACCCGGCCTATAAAGTACTCAGCTTTCTTCCGCTCAATCACATATTTGAGAAATGTACTTCTTATATCTACATGTTCAACTGCATCGGTGTGTACTTTGCTGAGAGCCTGGAAACAATCGCAGACAACCTGCGTGAGTTAAAACCAGACGGTTTCGATACAGTACCACGGCTGCTTGAAAAAGTGTTTGAAAAAATAATGAGCAAGGGTAACGAGCTCACAGGCATTAAAAGAAAGCTTTTTTTCTGGGCCGTGGAGTTGGGTGAAAAGTATGATAACAACATCAGTGGCGGCCCATGGTACAATATGCAGCTCGCCATTGCAAACAAGCTCATCTTCAGCAAATGGCGCGAGGCATTGGGCAATAATATCAAATTCATAATAACCGGTGGTGCTGCATGCCAGGAAAAACTGCTCCGCATTTTTAACGCTGCCAGGATACCTGTTTACGAAGGCTATGGACCAACAGAAAACAGCCCGGTAATAAGCGTAAACAGGCAGGGCAAAGGGCTTACAAAATTTGGTACTGTTGGCCCTGTTATAAACGGCATTGAAGTAAAACTGGCAGAAGATGGCGAAATATTGGTAAAAGGCAGCACCGTAATGAAAGGCTATTATAAACGTCCCGATCTTACTGCAGAAACAGTTATCGATGGCTGGTTGCATACGGGAGATATCGGAACTTGGGTAGAGAACAGGAAACACCCTGCTTTTCGCTTCCTGAAAATAACAGACCGTAAAAAAGAACTTTTCAAAACCAGTGGTGGCAAGTATGTTGCACCACAACCAATCGAAAATTTGCTCAAAAGCAGCCCGTATGTAGAGCAGGTAATGGTGGTAGGTTCAGAACGAAAGTTTGTAGGCGCATTAATTGTTCCTTCCTTTCTCATGTTAAAATCATGGATGCAACAGCAAGGCATAACGTTTACAACAAATGAAGAGGTGGTTAAGCATCCTAAAGTGCTGGAGTTGTATAAAAATGCGGTAGAGGAAATCAACCCTAACTTCAATCATGTAGAGCAGATAAAGAAGTTTGAATTGCTGCCACGCGAGTGGAGTATAGAAACAGGCGAAATGACGCCGAAAATGAGTTTAAAGCGAAAGATCGTACTGGAAAAATACAGAGACGCTATCGAAAGAATTTACGCATAA
- a CDS encoding alpha-L-fucosidase translates to MKKFFLFFYCLCISCFVFAQKNYTPAPENLQARQWFADARFGLFIHWGPFSIPGDGEWVMNNRNITVKNYSRLMDFFNPIQFDAAKWVGMAKDAGMKYITLITRHHDGFSMWNTKYSDFNIMNTPYKKDIVKLMADECHKQGIKLYLYYSLLDWRRDDYSWSTGRTGKGTGRTVQGNWNDYLSFMKNQLTELLTNYGEIGGIWFDGHWDQTAPEGAADRSAKIDWHYDEIYGLIHKLQPACLIGNNHHMTPFPGEDFQMFEKDLPGENKSGLSYQEASDKLPVETCETINNSWGFNITDTTYKSNEQLLHYLVKASGLGVNFLLNIGPMPNGEIQPEFKDRLHWMGDWLRTYGESIYNTNAGYLKPQAWGCLTQKTDKIYVHVFDNKRASVILEQFPFKKIKKAYLLKDKTAVKTQLKNDMAQLFLPDNIDEPDEVIVLEVKN, encoded by the coding sequence ATGAAAAAATTTTTCCTCTTCTTCTACTGCCTGTGCATTTCGTGTTTTGTGTTTGCACAGAAAAATTACACTCCTGCACCCGAGAACCTGCAGGCACGGCAATGGTTTGCTGACGCCCGGTTCGGCTTGTTTATCCATTGGGGGCCTTTCAGCATTCCTGGTGATGGCGAATGGGTAATGAATAACAGGAACATAACAGTAAAAAATTATTCCCGCCTGATGGATTTTTTCAACCCCATTCAGTTTGATGCTGCAAAATGGGTGGGCATGGCAAAGGATGCGGGTATGAAATACATAACACTTATTACCCGGCACCATGACGGGTTTAGCATGTGGAATACAAAATATTCAGATTTCAATATCATGAATACGCCGTATAAAAAAGATATTGTAAAGCTCATGGCAGATGAATGCCATAAACAGGGCATCAAACTTTACCTGTACTATTCGCTGCTCGACTGGAGACGCGATGATTATTCATGGTCTACCGGCAGAACCGGTAAAGGAACCGGGCGCACAGTGCAGGGCAACTGGAATGACTACCTCTCTTTTATGAAAAATCAGTTAACGGAACTATTGACCAATTATGGTGAAATAGGCGGTATCTGGTTCGACGGACATTGGGACCAGACCGCACCGGAAGGGGCTGCCGACAGAAGTGCCAAAATAGATTGGCATTACGACGAAATATATGGCCTTATACACAAACTGCAGCCTGCATGTTTAATTGGTAATAACCACCATATGACACCCTTCCCGGGTGAAGATTTCCAGATGTTTGAGAAAGATTTGCCGGGTGAAAACAAATCTGGCTTAAGCTACCAGGAAGCATCTGATAAACTACCTGTTGAAACCTGTGAAACCATCAACAATTCGTGGGGCTTTAATATTACTGATACTACCTATAAATCCAATGAGCAACTGCTCCACTATCTTGTAAAAGCATCAGGCCTTGGCGTAAACTTCCTGTTGAATATCGGCCCTATGCCAAACGGAGAAATTCAGCCAGAATTTAAAGACCGCTTACACTGGATGGGTGACTGGCTGCGTACCTATGGGGAAAGCATTTACAACACCAATGCCGGCTACCTGAAGCCGCAGGCATGGGGTTGCCTTACACAAAAAACAGATAAAATTTACGTGCATGTTTTTGACAATAAACGTGCATCTGTAATACTGGAACAATTCCCTTTCAAAAAGATAAAAAAAGCATATCTGTTAAAAGACAAAACCGCGGTAAAAACACAACTGAAAAATGATATGGCGCAGCTTTTTTTGCCCGACAATATTGATGAACCGGACGAAGTAATTGTGCTTGAAGTAAAGAATTAG